CGACCACCTACGCGGGCGACTTCCAGGCGGGAGAGCAGCGCGTCGGCCAGGTCGGGTTCCGGTTCTCGTTCTGATCCTGGTCAAGGGTCAGGGCTGAGGGTTCAGGGTTCAGGTCTATCGGAGGGCGGCGAGCAACTCGCTCGCCGCCCGTTTTTCGCGCGAGCCCGCCGGTGCGGCACCGACCACCTTGCGATACTGCTCGGCAGCTCGTGCCGTTTCTCCGCTCTCCTGCAGGGCAATCCCCAGGTTCAACCGCGCCTCGTGGAACGCGGGGTCGTACGCGATCGCGCGTTCGAAAAACGGAATGGCGTCCATGGGACGCTGTTGCTGGACGAGGATCACGCCCATCCCGTTCGACGCGTCCGCGTAGCGGGGATCGAGATCGATCGCGCGCTGATACGCCGTCGATGCGGCTGCCAGCTCACCTGTCTCGCGGCGCGCGTTGCCCAGATTCGTCCAGAAGGAGGCGTTGTTCGAATCGAGCCGGGTGGCCTGCTCGAAGGCCGCCGCCGCGTCAGCGGCTCGGCCGGCGTCGGCGTGTAGCAGCCCCAGGCCGTTGTGCGCGTTCGGGTCGTCGGGCGCCAGCGCGAGAGCCGCCTGCTCCGCCTTCATGGCCTCCACCCGTTCGCCGGCCGCTCGAGCCGCGAGGGCGAGACCGTGGAACAGCGTGGCGTCATCGGGCCAGCGTGAAACAAGACGGCGATAGAACTGCAGCGCCTGCGGCGTTCGGCCCGTATCCTTGAGCGCCTGCGCGTACGATGCCTGGAACACCCGCGCCGATGGAAAGCTTGCCGCGAGCGTTCTGAGATCGGCCAGTGCCTCCGCGCTGCGTCCCGAGGCGGTCAGGGATAACGCCTGCTCGAATCGGTTCCACGCTGAAATGAAATCGCGCGGGTTCGGCGCGCCCGCGGGCGTGCGGCCCGACGGCGCGGCCGCCACGTAGCCGAGCGCGCGCAGGCGGTCCGCGGCATCGGGCGTCGCGGATGGCGAAGTCCTGGCGCTTTCGAAAATCCGATCCAGGCGCGTTCGCATCGCCGCCGCGACCGACGCGTTCTGTGCGACGACGTTCTCTTTCTCACCGGCATCGCGGGAAAGGTCGAAGAGCTCCGGGCCGGATGACGAGAGCAGCTTCCAGCGATCGTCCACGAGAGCCCGCACGGGGCTCCATCCCGCCGCGCGTGGGTAGGTCGTTTCCGCGTAGATGTCCGTCGACGCTCCGGCGATCACATCGACGCCGGTCATCGTCGCGGGCGCCTGCAGGCCGGCGCGCGCCAGCAGCGTCGGCGCAAGGTCGCGCAGGCTGGCGGGCGCGTCGTTGCGCGTGCCGCCCTGGACACCGGGCCCGGCGACGATGAACGGCACGCGCAGCGTCGAGTCGTACAACAGCATCCCGTGCGTCGCCTCGCCGTGCTCGCCGAGGCCCTCGCCATGATCGCCTGCGAGCGCCACGACGAGATCAGGGCCGACCTTTCTGCGAACGTCGCGGATGAGCGAGCCGACCTGCGAGTCGGCGAACGCCACTTCGCCCTCGTACGCACGATGACCGGCGGTCTTCAGGAACTCGGCCGGCGGCGCGTGGGGCGCGTGGGGATCGTAGAGATGCACCCAGACAAACAGCGGCTTCGATGCGTCCGCACCTGCCAGCCACTTGAGCGCGGCGACGACGACCTGGTCCGCGCGGCGCTCGGATTCGAGGCGCGCGGGGGCCCGGGGGTCGCGCGGGATACGGTCGTCGTACATCTCGAAGCCGTCTGACAGCCCGAACCGCCGGTCGAGCACGTACGCGCCCACGAATGCGGCAGTCGTGTAACCTGCGTCGCGGAACAGGCGCGCGAGCGTCGGGCGCGAGCCGTCGAAACGGTGGACGCCGTTTTCCCGCACGCCGTGTTCGGGCGGGAGCGTCCCCGTCATGATGGAGACGTGCGACGGGAGCGTGAGCGGCACCGTCGCGCGCGTGTTGGTGAAGCTGACGCCTTCCTGCGCGAGCGCATCGATCGCGGGCGTCAGTCCGCG
This DNA window, taken from Acidobacteriota bacterium, encodes the following:
- a CDS encoding sulfatase-like hydrolase/transferase translates to MTVTLMACGAPPASKGTPSVLLVTIDTLRADRVGRGLTPAIDALAQEGVSFTNTRATVPLTLPSHVSIMTGTLPPEHGVRENGVHRFDGSRPTLARLFRDAGYTTAAFVGAYVLDRRFGLSDGFEMYDDRIPRDPRAPARLESERRADQVVVAALKWLAGADASKPLFVWVHLYDPHAPHAPPAEFLKTAGHRAYEGEVAFADSQVGSLIRDVRRKVGPDLVVALAGDHGEGLGEHGEATHGMLLYDSTLRVPFIVAGPGVQGGTRNDAPASLRDLAPTLLARAGLQAPATMTGVDVIAGASTDIYAETTYPRAAGWSPVRALVDDRWKLLSSSGPELFDLSRDAGEKENVVAQNASVAAAMRTRLDRIFESARTSPSATPDAADRLRALGYVAAAPSGRTPAGAPNPRDFISAWNRFEQALSLTASGRSAEALADLRTLAASFPSARVFQASYAQALKDTGRTPQALQFYRRLVSRWPDDATLFHGLALAARAAGERVEAMKAEQAALALAPDDPNAHNGLGLLHADAGRAADAAAAFEQATRLDSNNASFWTNLGNARRETGELAAASTAYQRAIDLDPRYADASNGMGVILVQQQRPMDAIPFFERAIAYDPAFHEARLNLGIALQESGETARAAEQYRKVVGAAPAGSREKRAASELLAALR